The sequence below is a genomic window from Fusobacteriaceae bacterium.
CCTCAGCGCAGGCGTCCAGGATATCCGCCTGTGTCCGGCGCAGGGCCTCAAGGTTTTCCCGCTTTTTCGTATATAAGCTCTCGGGTTTTTTGGAAATCACGCCGTAACCGCTGCAGGGGACGTCGGCAAGAATTTTCGTAAAGCGCTTGCCCTGCAGGGGGAGCTTTGTCGCCGAAAGATCGGCGGCCGTCGCGTTTTTGATCCCCAATTTTGAGAGAGTCTCCCGGATCAGCTTGATCTTGTGGGGGTAAATGTCAAGGGCCGTCAGTTCCCCGCGATTTTCCATGCATTCGGCCAGCACGGCCAGTTTTCCCCCCGGCGCGCTGCAGGCGTCCAGGACGATATCGTCGGGCGTCGCGCCGAGATTTTTCGCGGCGAGATAGGAAGCCGCGTCCTGCACGGTAAATTCACCCCGGGCAAATTCCGGCGTGTGGAGCAGACTCCCGCTTTCCGTATAATAGACCGCGTCGACCTGTTTGACGACGCCGATCCCTTCCCGGGCCAGCAAATCCTCAAAGGCCGCCGGCGTAGAACGGAGCCGGTTCACCCGGAAGCTCATCTTCGGCGTTCTTTTGAGGTAAGTCAAAACCGTCGGGAGATCGTCGGGGTATCTGGCCTGAAGGTCGCGGTAAATCCACTCCGGGAACGACCAGTACACATGTTTCGCCTTGGCCTTAATCTCAGCCAGGAGCTTCGGAGCTTCCCGCTGGACGCTGCGCAGGACGCCGTTGATGAAGCGACCTACGGGGACGCCGAATTTGGCCTTGCTCAGTTCCGTGGCCTCCCAGACGACGCCCTTGTCGTCGCTTTCCATAAAGAGCAACTGATAGAGGGAAATCCTTAGCAATTGCCGGAGCCAGTCCTTTTTGACCTCTTTGGTCTTCAGGGCAATCAGGGCGTCGAGGAGCGGTTTTCGCCGCAGGACGCCGTAAAAGACCTCCGTCGCGAAGCCTCGCTCGCCGGCAGAGAGTCCCTGCTCCCGAAAGAAGGCGCCGAGAACGATATTGGAATACTTGCCGCCTTCGGTCTCGCCGATCAGGGCGATGAGGCGCTCTTTGATGTTCATGGGGTCTCCCCGC
It includes:
- the rsmB gene encoding 16S rRNA (cytosine(967)-C(5))-methyltransferase RsmB, with the protein product MNIKERLIALIGETEGGKYSNIVLGAFFREQGLSAGERGFATEVFYGVLRRKPLLDALIALKTKEVKKDWLRQLLRISLYQLLFMESDDKGVVWEATELSKAKFGVPVGRFINGVLRSVQREAPKLLAEIKAKAKHVYWSFPEWIYRDLQARYPDDLPTVLTYLKRTPKMSFRVNRLRSTPAAFEDLLAREGIGVVKQVDAVYYTESGSLLHTPEFARGEFTVQDAASYLAAKNLGATPDDIVLDACSAPGGKLAVLAECMENRGELTALDIYPHKIKLIRETLSKLGIKNATAADLSATKLPLQGKRFTKILADVPCSGYGVISKKPESLYTKKRENLEALRRTQADILDACAEVLLPGGTLLYSTCTILREENTDRAAAFLQSHRDFAVAPLDIPANVGGGYDEIGGWLIDWREDTLDGFYLIKLRKR